Proteins co-encoded in one Arthrobacter sp. ERGS1:01 genomic window:
- a CDS encoding pyridoxamine 5'-phosphate oxidase family protein, whose product MTIDESPDIETLPKTECWELLQGQVIGRLAVVVDDDHPDIFPINYVVHNGSVIFRTAPGTKLYGSVNNTPVAFEIDGYNPHTEQAWSVVLRGRAQQLESTTGLAKALALQPWQGGEKNHLIRINTLNLSGRRFHVTKPDIWTTPLADARRASFE is encoded by the coding sequence ATGACAATCGATGAGTCCCCCGACATTGAAACCCTCCCCAAGACCGAATGCTGGGAACTGCTCCAGGGACAGGTCATCGGACGGCTGGCGGTCGTCGTCGACGACGACCACCCCGACATCTTTCCGATCAACTATGTGGTGCACAACGGCTCGGTCATTTTCCGAACAGCCCCGGGAACCAAACTGTACGGCTCGGTCAACAACACCCCGGTGGCCTTCGAAATCGACGGCTACAACCCCCACACCGAACAGGCCTGGAGCGTCGTGCTGCGCGGACGGGCTCAGCAGCTCGAATCCACAACCGGATTGGCCAAAGCCCTAGCCCTGCAGCCCTGGCAGGGCGGTGAAAAGAACCATCTCATTCGCATCAACACCCTGAACCTCAGCGGTCGACGATTCCATGTCACAAAACCCGACATTTGGACCACGCCGCTGGCTGATGCCCGGCGCGCATCATTTGAATAG
- a CDS encoding pyridoxamine 5'-phosphate oxidase family protein, with translation MTSKPAPAVTTALKPDECWKLLRTVSVGRLAVWVMDHPDIFPINFTTDHGTLVFRTGEGTKLASALGDTPVAMEADGVDANSGIAWSVVAKGSATAILATDDVLGTIGLPLFPWEAGHKDHFIRITPTSITGRRFVVTEPSTWWGSLDSAPHTASE, from the coding sequence ATGACGAGTAAACCAGCCCCGGCAGTGACCACGGCCCTGAAACCAGATGAATGTTGGAAACTACTGCGCACCGTGTCCGTGGGTCGGCTCGCCGTTTGGGTTATGGACCACCCTGACATTTTTCCCATCAACTTCACAACAGACCACGGGACACTTGTCTTCAGGACCGGCGAGGGAACCAAACTGGCATCCGCTCTCGGCGACACCCCGGTCGCCATGGAGGCCGACGGGGTCGACGCGAACTCCGGGATCGCTTGGAGCGTCGTCGCCAAGGGCAGCGCCACTGCCATACTCGCCACCGACGACGTCCTCGGCACAATAGGGCTCCCCCTTTTTCCCTGGGAAGCGGGGCACAAGGACCATTTCATCCGGATTACCCCCACCTCGATCACCGGGCGCCGTTTTGTTGTCACCGAACCCTCGACCTGGTGGGGTTCGCTGGACTCCGCCCCGCATACAGCGAGCGAATAG
- a CDS encoding sensor histidine kinase: protein MRDPNQAPDEPILPASAGTRIEDLLREFVDRAGELLSTQERMQGLLSAVVSVAEDLSLDAVLERVVTSACTLLNARYGALGVIGEDRALSHFITVGIDEDLIRKIGPLPTGHGVLGLLTSDPRPLRLHDLHDHPASYGFPKNHPPMVSFLGVPVRVRDTVFGNLYLTEKEGAGDFTAEDEELAVALAAAAGVAIENARLFEDGRRRSGWLEACMYVVGRMMGDERNITESGLDMIATTALEESESDLTLIGVSSDDGPDLYVAAAAGERAALLAGRSISLDSPAVAEVLSTGLPTVFNDATDLLGEEDGTALGPIIVIPLGPQGTNQGLLILAKSQGTGSYSKIVVEMSAVFGSHVALALELARTHRLREQIMVFTDRDRIARDLHDVVIQRLFAAGLSIQSLQRFITDKTASARIRAVTTELDETIRDLRNTIYSLRVSSGETELLSDLILRAVRNAAKPLAFAPRLNLAGPIDSTISDETAKHLLAVLSEGLSNAVRHSDAGAIEVSVAVDINNVTVVIDDDGVGLGSPVRRSGLANVEQRAKILGGTFAIESSADTGTRLTWAVPVEEVLS, encoded by the coding sequence GTGAGAGATCCCAACCAGGCTCCTGATGAGCCAATTCTGCCGGCTTCCGCCGGGACGAGGATAGAGGATTTGCTCCGCGAGTTCGTGGACCGGGCCGGAGAACTCCTGTCCACCCAGGAACGGATGCAGGGACTGTTGTCTGCCGTGGTCTCTGTGGCGGAAGACCTCAGCCTCGACGCAGTGTTGGAACGTGTGGTTACATCCGCCTGCACCTTGCTGAACGCCAGGTACGGCGCACTGGGAGTTATTGGTGAAGATCGGGCGCTCAGCCATTTCATCACCGTCGGCATTGACGAGGACTTGATTCGAAAGATTGGTCCGCTACCTACCGGTCACGGCGTGCTTGGGCTGTTGACGAGTGATCCGCGGCCGCTGCGGCTTCATGATCTGCACGACCATCCGGCGTCCTATGGGTTCCCGAAAAACCATCCACCCATGGTGTCTTTTCTTGGAGTCCCGGTGCGCGTCCGGGATACCGTCTTCGGAAACCTGTACCTGACCGAGAAGGAAGGTGCCGGGGACTTTACGGCCGAGGACGAGGAGCTTGCCGTTGCCCTGGCCGCCGCCGCGGGTGTCGCGATTGAGAATGCGCGGCTGTTCGAGGATGGCAGGCGCCGCTCGGGCTGGCTTGAAGCATGCATGTACGTGGTGGGCCGGATGATGGGTGACGAGCGGAACATCACCGAAAGCGGTTTGGACATGATTGCGACTACGGCCTTGGAGGAATCCGAATCGGACCTGACACTAATCGGTGTCTCCTCCGATGATGGCCCCGATTTGTATGTTGCCGCGGCTGCCGGCGAACGGGCGGCATTGCTGGCAGGCCGTTCCATATCCCTTGATTCGCCGGCCGTCGCCGAGGTTTTGAGCACCGGGTTGCCGACCGTTTTCAACGATGCCACGGATCTTCTTGGCGAAGAGGACGGTACTGCCTTAGGTCCAATCATTGTCATCCCACTAGGACCCCAGGGGACCAACCAGGGCCTGTTGATATTGGCGAAGAGTCAGGGGACGGGCAGCTATTCAAAGATCGTGGTCGAAATGAGCGCTGTCTTTGGTTCCCATGTTGCGTTGGCGCTCGAGCTGGCCCGGACGCACCGGCTCCGTGAGCAAATCATGGTATTCACGGACCGGGACCGCATTGCCAGGGACCTGCACGACGTCGTGATTCAGCGCCTGTTTGCGGCAGGGCTGAGTATTCAAAGTCTCCAGAGGTTTATCACTGATAAGACGGCGTCCGCGAGGATAAGGGCGGTGACGACGGAGCTCGATGAAACCATTCGGGACCTGCGGAACACCATTTATTCGCTGCGCGTCAGTTCCGGGGAAACGGAACTGCTCAGTGACCTCATCCTGCGGGCCGTTCGCAATGCGGCCAAACCGCTGGCCTTCGCTCCCCGGCTCAATCTGGCCGGACCCATCGATTCAACGATTTCGGATGAGACGGCGAAGCATCTGCTCGCGGTCTTGTCTGAGGGGCTAAGCAACGCCGTCCGCCATTCCGATGCCGGGGCTATTGAGGTGAGCGTTGCCGTAGACATCAACAACGTGACGGTCGTCATTGACGACGACGGCGTCGGGCTGGGTAGCCCTGTCCGTCGCAGCGGGTTGGCTAACGTCGAACAACGAGCCAAGATCCTGGGCGGCACCTTCGCGATTGAGAGTTCCGCGGACACTGGTACACGCCTGACGTGGGCCGTGCCCGTTGAAGAAGTCCTCTCCTGA
- a CDS encoding pyridoxamine 5'-phosphate oxidase family protein has translation MPTNEEFESILSTEESWSLLEGSQFGRLAVSVANNPDIFPLNFLAHDGLLLIRTNPGTKLAELAVNATVAFETDCVTANEAWSVVVKGTARILESQTEIDAANELPLQPWTQSRKWTYVEITPTSINGRRFALGAEPERY, from the coding sequence ATGCCTACAAACGAAGAATTCGAAAGTATTTTATCCACCGAGGAATCGTGGAGCCTGCTTGAAGGCAGCCAGTTCGGCCGCCTCGCCGTCAGCGTCGCCAACAACCCCGATATCTTCCCGCTGAACTTCCTTGCCCACGACGGCTTGCTGCTGATCCGGACGAACCCCGGCACCAAACTGGCCGAACTAGCGGTCAACGCCACCGTCGCCTTTGAAACCGACTGCGTCACAGCGAACGAAGCGTGGAGCGTGGTGGTCAAGGGCACGGCCAGGATCCTCGAGTCACAGACCGAGATAGATGCCGCCAACGAGCTACCACTGCAGCCATGGACCCAGTCACGCAAATGGACGTATGTGGAGATCACGCCGACATCGATCAACGGCCGCCGCTTTGCGCTGGGCGCAGAACCTGAACGCTACTGA
- a CDS encoding ABC1 kinase family protein, which produces MNTHLERLAQVAEIFARHGLGYLSSATTSEKWHPGRSPGSKTAISTPQRLRLALEELGPVFIKLGQMLSTRPDLLSPDYLAELSKLQDSAPPVPADVVRSLIRQELGATPEQFFAAFDDAPLASASIGQAHAATLLDGTAVVIKVRRPGVVAVVNEDLEILQNLATHASHNWAAAANYNLTGIAADFAATLRAELDYLQEGRNAERFAANFAAVPDIHIPRIFWATTTSRVLTMERIRGLKVDDDHALTAAGIDRHELADRAARAAAKMVFDDGFFHADPHPGNLFVEPSGSIGLIDFGMVGEVTMQLREQLAKLLQAFTSNDPSRISNALLALSVSPPTTDRSTLRQDTAVFMRLYEGKKLGQLDIAPLITHMLAILRNHHLQLPREMALLIKMLLMTEGMGARLDPNFSLGVVLKPYATRLALERFKPGNVAQLVARLGLSAADLGATLPERLDRLAGRLDDGVEVHLRAAELEPLVARVEKIGNRLVAGMIAAAFIRGLGDVATADGDRLRTWGKPLAAGGIGAVGALGAYLAWTGRRRGGRQ; this is translated from the coding sequence ATGAACACTCATCTGGAACGCCTGGCCCAGGTCGCCGAGATCTTCGCCCGCCATGGTTTGGGCTATCTGTCTTCGGCCACCACCTCGGAGAAGTGGCATCCGGGGCGAAGCCCAGGATCAAAAACCGCTATCTCCACGCCCCAACGACTCAGGCTTGCCCTGGAAGAACTGGGCCCGGTGTTCATCAAGCTCGGGCAGATGCTCTCCACGCGCCCGGATCTACTGTCACCGGACTATCTTGCTGAGTTGTCCAAACTTCAAGATAGTGCCCCGCCTGTTCCTGCGGACGTTGTTCGCTCACTCATCCGCCAGGAACTGGGCGCGACGCCGGAGCAGTTTTTTGCCGCGTTCGACGACGCCCCCCTGGCCAGTGCATCTATCGGCCAGGCTCACGCAGCAACACTTCTTGACGGCACCGCCGTAGTCATCAAGGTTCGCCGTCCAGGTGTTGTCGCCGTGGTCAACGAGGATCTGGAAATTCTGCAAAATCTGGCCACCCACGCTAGCCACAATTGGGCAGCCGCTGCCAACTACAACCTGACCGGTATCGCGGCAGACTTCGCGGCAACACTGCGGGCAGAACTTGATTACCTTCAGGAGGGCCGGAACGCCGAACGCTTTGCGGCCAACTTCGCGGCGGTGCCGGACATTCACATTCCCCGGATTTTTTGGGCCACAACAACGTCTCGCGTGTTGACGATGGAACGCATCCGCGGGCTCAAGGTCGACGACGACCATGCCCTCACGGCGGCGGGCATCGACCGGCATGAACTGGCCGATCGCGCAGCCAGGGCGGCCGCGAAAATGGTTTTCGACGACGGCTTCTTCCATGCAGATCCGCACCCCGGCAACTTGTTTGTCGAACCGTCAGGTTCGATCGGCCTGATCGATTTCGGCATGGTCGGCGAGGTCACCATGCAGCTCCGTGAACAGCTTGCCAAACTGCTGCAAGCTTTCACCTCAAATGACCCCAGCCGCATCAGCAACGCATTGCTGGCACTTTCTGTCTCTCCTCCGACAACGGACCGCAGCACCCTGCGACAAGATACGGCCGTGTTTATGCGGCTGTACGAGGGCAAGAAATTGGGGCAGCTCGACATTGCCCCGTTGATCACCCATATGCTGGCCATCCTTCGCAACCATCACCTCCAGCTCCCCCGCGAAATGGCACTGCTCATCAAGATGCTGCTCATGACGGAGGGGATGGGCGCCCGACTGGATCCAAACTTCAGCCTGGGTGTAGTGCTCAAACCCTATGCCACGCGTCTTGCGCTGGAGCGTTTCAAACCCGGCAATGTCGCACAACTGGTGGCCAGGCTCGGACTGAGCGCCGCGGATCTCGGAGCAACCCTGCCGGAGAGACTGGACCGGCTGGCAGGACGCTTGGACGACGGCGTCGAGGTGCATTTGCGGGCCGCGGAATTGGAGCCGTTGGTCGCCCGGGTCGAAAAGATTGGGAATCGGCTGGTTGCCGGCATGATCGCGGCCGCCTTTATTCGAGGCCTCGGAGACGTGGCGACGGCCGACGGCGATCGGCTCAGGACGTGGGGCAAGCCCCTGGCCGCCGGTGGCATCGGCGCTGTGGGTGCTTTGGGCGCCTACCTTGCGTGGACGGGCCGGCGCCGCGGTGGGCGTCAGTAG
- a CDS encoding universal stress protein → MTGSAAVTNRIVVGVDGSENSALALKSAGTLATALGVPLDAVICWRRPERYYMAELPVGGFAERDSFVDDARHLVDRAAEQVFGPELPRSFQIVVRYGHPPQVLVDESRTAGMLVLGRHGHRGFLGLSLGSVSDACATHAHCPVLIVSDHG, encoded by the coding sequence ATGACTGGATCTGCAGCTGTCACGAATCGAATCGTCGTTGGTGTCGATGGTTCGGAAAATTCTGCCCTGGCCTTGAAAAGCGCCGGGACGTTGGCCACGGCTTTGGGGGTGCCGCTGGACGCGGTCATCTGCTGGAGGAGGCCTGAGAGGTATTACATGGCGGAACTGCCGGTGGGGGGATTTGCCGAGCGCGACAGTTTTGTTGACGATGCACGCCATTTGGTGGACCGAGCAGCCGAACAAGTATTTGGGCCCGAGCTGCCCAGGAGTTTCCAAATAGTTGTCAGGTACGGCCACCCCCCGCAGGTTCTCGTCGATGAAAGCCGCACCGCGGGCATGCTGGTCCTTGGGCGCCACGGTCATCGGGGCTTTCTCGGGCTGAGCCTCGGATCGGTATCCGACGCGTGCGCCACTCACGCACATTGCCCGGTTCTGATCGTCAGCGACCACGGGTAG
- a CDS encoding universal stress protein, producing the protein MTPESEPVRIVVGVDGSANSVHALHQAERIATALKGRVEAVTCWDYPSIWAEPMALGPEDLEAEAKTALSESIEAAFGTNTPENLDSKLLHAPARPALIEASRDAAMLVVGRRGRGGFAGLRIGSVSSACISHALCPVLVVHADEDSDDLLGHAT; encoded by the coding sequence GTGACTCCGGAATCAGAACCAGTCAGGATCGTCGTCGGCGTAGACGGATCCGCCAATTCGGTCCACGCCCTGCACCAGGCCGAACGGATAGCCACTGCACTGAAGGGGCGTGTGGAGGCGGTTACCTGCTGGGATTACCCCAGCATCTGGGCCGAACCGATGGCCTTAGGCCCGGAAGACCTGGAAGCGGAAGCAAAGACAGCGTTGAGTGAGAGCATTGAGGCAGCCTTTGGCACGAACACACCGGAAAACCTGGACAGCAAGTTGCTGCACGCCCCGGCCCGTCCAGCCCTGATCGAAGCCAGCCGGGATGCCGCAATGCTGGTCGTTGGACGGCGCGGCCGCGGCGGTTTCGCGGGTCTGCGGATCGGGTCGGTCAGCTCGGCCTGCATCAGCCATGCACTGTGTCCCGTGCTCGTGGTGCACGCTGATGAGGACTCCGACGACTTGCTTGGACACGCCACCTAA
- a CDS encoding pyridoxal phosphate-dependent decarboxylase family protein, giving the protein MPDATSSPNRHSPIDVRPLFLGPKAENRKFFKEAVDGLVQEHIHWRRDFHPEDADIISPAETREASFEAAVDRSQQVLEELTSRLKSTSTPWFSTRYLGHMNSDTLMIANLAEIATILYNPNNVAYESSVATSQMETEVGRDFATLAGWSPDTAWGHLTTDGTVANYEGLWLARNLKSLPQAMKQTCPALVEGKSEWDLLNLPVDVALDLLDTIKADRDLFKRTIAESSRGRGSGNGLLGKVLVPSTRHYSWDKAMDLLGIGMENLITIPVDQHYRMDLGALQYVIDELVEQQIPILALVGVAATTEEGAVDDIAGMRDLIATNRANGVNFYFHVDAAYGGYARSLFLNEDGSFMSAPELHARLAEEGYDDGWPSESVRSAFEAIGSADSITIDPHKMGYVPYAAGGVTFRDRRILALISYAAAYVFEDGGNLDESLGSVVLEGSKSGTTAAGVWAAHQLLPLNHSGYGQLMARSWAGTRHFLDTLKTVELFPVAGTMVTCLPLIPDPDFNIVCMAFNVVGNTSLARMNALNQELYHRFSYEFGPLYSDDWITSHTELRKDVYGNVPQEFIERMGITASDWDSLGTVTVLRSCVMHPWLAHTTEYPELFQSYLQILTKTVGEILETTQAHLVVPAPAI; this is encoded by the coding sequence ATGCCCGACGCCACAAGCAGCCCAAACCGCCACTCACCCATCGATGTCAGACCCCTCTTCCTTGGCCCGAAGGCGGAAAACCGCAAATTCTTCAAAGAGGCGGTGGACGGTCTCGTCCAGGAACATATTCACTGGAGGCGCGATTTCCATCCGGAAGACGCCGACATCATCAGCCCGGCCGAAACACGCGAAGCCTCGTTCGAGGCCGCCGTGGACCGCAGCCAGCAGGTCCTTGAGGAATTGACGTCCCGACTCAAATCAACCTCGACTCCTTGGTTCTCCACACGCTACCTCGGACACATGAACTCCGACACCCTGATGATCGCCAATCTTGCTGAAATAGCGACCATTCTGTACAACCCCAACAATGTCGCCTATGAATCCTCGGTAGCCACATCACAGATGGAAACCGAAGTCGGACGGGATTTCGCGACGCTCGCGGGATGGAGCCCGGACACCGCCTGGGGCCACCTCACCACGGACGGAACAGTCGCCAACTACGAAGGACTCTGGCTCGCCAGGAACCTTAAGTCCCTTCCCCAGGCCATGAAGCAAACCTGCCCGGCCCTGGTTGAGGGAAAGTCCGAATGGGATCTGCTGAACCTGCCGGTCGACGTTGCGTTGGACCTGCTCGACACCATCAAGGCCGACAGGGACCTCTTCAAACGCACCATCGCCGAATCGAGCCGGGGTCGAGGCTCCGGCAACGGTCTTTTGGGAAAAGTGCTGGTGCCAAGCACCCGCCACTACTCCTGGGACAAGGCCATGGACCTGTTGGGGATCGGGATGGAGAACCTCATCACCATCCCCGTCGACCAGCACTACCGGATGGACCTGGGCGCCCTGCAGTACGTCATTGACGAATTGGTGGAGCAGCAGATCCCCATTCTCGCACTGGTCGGCGTCGCCGCCACCACCGAAGAAGGGGCCGTCGATGACATCGCGGGGATGCGAGACCTCATAGCCACGAACCGTGCAAACGGCGTCAATTTCTACTTCCACGTCGATGCAGCCTACGGGGGCTACGCCCGGTCGTTGTTCCTCAACGAGGACGGCTCCTTTATGTCCGCGCCGGAACTCCACGCGCGACTGGCGGAAGAAGGGTACGACGACGGCTGGCCCAGCGAGAGTGTCCGGTCAGCTTTTGAGGCTATCGGATCCGCGGACTCGATCACCATTGACCCCCACAAGATGGGGTACGTTCCTTACGCTGCCGGCGGAGTCACCTTCCGCGACCGCCGCATCCTGGCCCTGATCTCCTACGCCGCCGCGTACGTCTTTGAGGACGGCGGCAATCTCGATGAAAGCCTGGGCAGTGTTGTCCTGGAAGGGTCCAAATCAGGGACCACGGCCGCCGGTGTCTGGGCCGCGCACCAACTACTGCCCCTGAACCATAGCGGGTACGGGCAGCTCATGGCCCGAAGCTGGGCCGGAACCCGGCACTTCCTGGACACGTTGAAGACCGTTGAACTCTTCCCCGTCGCCGGCACGATGGTCACGTGCCTGCCCTTGATCCCGGATCCGGATTTCAATATCGTCTGCATGGCATTCAACGTCGTCGGAAACACCAGCCTGGCCCGCATGAACGCCCTGAATCAGGAGCTCTATCACCGCTTTTCCTACGAGTTTGGGCCCCTCTACAGCGACGACTGGATCACCTCACACACGGAACTTCGCAAGGATGTATACGGCAATGTGCCGCAAGAATTCATCGAACGGATGGGGATCACGGCATCAGACTGGGACTCATTGGGCACGGTGACGGTCCTTCGGAGCTGCGTCATGCACCCCTGGCTTGCCCACACCACCGAATACCCGGAACTGTTCCAGTCGTATCTGCAGATCTTGACGAAAACCGTGGGAGAAATTCTTGAAACGACGCAGGCACACTTGGTGGTCCCAGCCCCCGCCATCTAA
- a CDS encoding amino acid permease: MSLDQRTRRPKVVTISLFGFVMVTSAALLSIRTFPTEALLGWQSVIFNIAAIVMFLLPAAYVAAELASGWPGEGGVYEWVKQAFGERWGFTAVWIQWFQMTIGFIGILAFIAAALAYVFAPGLAGSKLFVFIVIVVVWWGATLANLRGLKVYQRLTTWFAAVGTFLPFIALVIGAAIYLSAGHAPQIPLMPPSWQSLMPNFGSANNLVLLVTFVFFFIGIEVTAAHVNDMKRPSRNYPIAILIVSVVMAIISISGALIVAWLVPAKSMSLNAGIMQAFAIIVGPSSTWIVPTVGILIVLGAVGEVVAWVLGPVRGLLVTARLGSLPPILQKTNKQGMPVGLLIAQAILVTFWGLVFLFWPGNINASFWALFALTTTVYIVMYFLMYAAAIKLRTSQPNTVRHFRIPGGKVGVWIVAGWGFLGMVFVFLIALLPPSQVAENATPFEIFMIVGTVLVTAVPLIIFRFRRASWVPKPDEEPQTETESGTVPTPVS; the protein is encoded by the coding sequence ATGAGCCTTGACCAACGCACCCGCCGACCTAAAGTGGTCACCATCAGCTTGTTCGGTTTTGTGATGGTCACTTCCGCCGCGCTGCTAAGCATTCGCACTTTCCCCACTGAAGCGCTTCTGGGCTGGCAGTCGGTCATATTCAACATTGCCGCCATCGTCATGTTCTTGCTTCCCGCCGCCTACGTTGCGGCGGAACTCGCCTCCGGCTGGCCTGGCGAAGGCGGCGTGTATGAATGGGTCAAGCAGGCTTTTGGTGAACGTTGGGGATTCACCGCGGTATGGATCCAGTGGTTCCAGATGACCATTGGTTTCATAGGCATCCTTGCGTTCATAGCCGCCGCACTGGCCTATGTGTTTGCCCCCGGGCTTGCCGGGAGCAAACTGTTCGTGTTCATTGTCATCGTGGTTGTTTGGTGGGGGGCCACACTCGCCAATCTTCGCGGATTGAAGGTTTACCAACGCCTGACCACCTGGTTCGCCGCCGTCGGAACCTTCCTGCCTTTCATTGCTCTGGTTATCGGCGCAGCCATTTACCTCTCGGCCGGGCATGCCCCTCAGATTCCGCTGATGCCGCCGTCGTGGCAGTCCTTGATGCCCAACTTTGGCTCGGCGAACAACCTGGTCCTGCTGGTCACGTTCGTCTTCTTCTTCATCGGCATTGAGGTGACCGCCGCCCACGTGAACGACATGAAACGACCAAGCCGTAACTACCCCATCGCCATCCTCATCGTCAGCGTCGTCATGGCCATCATCAGCATCTCCGGTGCCTTGATCGTTGCGTGGCTGGTCCCCGCAAAATCGATGAGTCTCAACGCCGGCATCATGCAGGCCTTCGCCATCATTGTTGGACCAAGCTCGACCTGGATTGTCCCCACGGTCGGCATCCTGATCGTCCTTGGTGCCGTCGGCGAGGTTGTCGCCTGGGTCCTCGGCCCGGTGCGGGGCCTCCTGGTAACTGCCCGCCTTGGATCGCTGCCACCTATCTTGCAAAAGACGAACAAGCAGGGCATGCCAGTGGGACTGCTTATCGCCCAAGCCATCCTGGTGACCTTTTGGGGTCTCGTGTTCCTTTTCTGGCCCGGAAACATCAACGCGAGCTTCTGGGCGTTGTTCGCACTGACCACCACCGTCTACATCGTCATGTACTTCCTCATGTACGCGGCCGCCATCAAGTTGCGGACAAGCCAGCCAAATACGGTGCGGCACTTCCGGATCCCAGGCGGAAAAGTGGGCGTGTGGATCGTCGCAGGCTGGGGATTCCTGGGCATGGTATTCGTCTTCCTAATCGCCCTTCTGCCGCCAAGCCAGGTGGCCGAAAACGCCACACCTTTTGAGATCTTCATGATCGTCGGCACCGTCCTTGTCACCGCCGTCCCGTTGATTATTTTCCGGTTCCGCCGTGCATCCTGGGTGCCCAAGCCCGATGAGGAACCGCAAACAGAAACCGAATCGGGAACCGTGCCTACCCCCGTCAGCTGA